From the genome of Papaver somniferum cultivar HN1 chromosome 2, ASM357369v1, whole genome shotgun sequence, one region includes:
- the LOC113351795 gene encoding uncharacterized protein LOC113351795, protein MAATGLNGNQGFFPFVYALVPGEDIEGWEWFMENLQHCVESRPITFITDRHEGLKQSIPKYFPNSYHSYCFHHLKNNLPINKSHEKYKQVQDLFHKAAYCYSVAKYESALNEMCIIGCGWVAKYIRNIDPKHWSNDFFVGCRYGTHSSTIAESFNNWILPERDLPPAAIVDEIRIKIMRMSAERRELGRNYSDSLTPIYKALLKSHVDIGRPWSVTESGNGIYEVHSPSSHVVDLIHMTCTCQRWKVFGFPCAHAIAAITMSGIEMLRFVQPYFGSNHFRHTYAPAIRPIPNYDRPEAYEPEERVLPGIPRPPPGRPPKKRIRGAYEKERRPMKCSNCKKIGNHKKSTCPVLMME, encoded by the exons ATGGCTGCCACTGGTCTGAATGGAAACCAAG GattttttccttttgtgtatGCTTTAGTTCCTGGAGAAGACATTGAAGGGTGGGAGTGGTTTATGGAGAACTTGCAGCATTGTGTCGAATCTCGTCCTATCACCTTTATCACTGATCGTCATGAAGGGTTGAAGCAAAGTATTCCCAAGTATTTTCCCAACTCTTATCATAGTTATTGTTTCcatcatttgaagaataacctccccataaataaatcacatgagaagtATAAACAAGTTCAAGATTTGTTCCATAAAGCTGCATACTGCTATAGTGTTGCTAAATATGAGTCTGCTTTAAATGAGATGTGTATCATAGGATGTGGTTGGGTTGCCAAGTACATCAGAAATATCGATCCCAAGCATTGGTCAAATGATTTCTTCGTAGGATGTAGGTATGGGACACACTCCTCAACTATTGCAGAGTCTTTCAATAACTGGATTCTTCCTGAAAGGGATCTGCCTCCAGCTGCTATTGTTGATGAGATTAGGATAAAGATTATGAGGATGAGTGCAGAAAGGCGTGAGCTCGGTAGAAATTATAGTGATAGTTTGACTCCCATCTATAAAGCTCTACTCAAGTCACATGTCGATATAGGGCGTCCATGGAGTGTTACGGAGTCAGGTAATGGTATATATGAGGTTCACTCTCCTAGCTCTCATGTTGTTGATCTGATACATATGACGTGCACTTGCCAGAGATGGAAAGTGTTTGGTTTCCCCTGTGCTCACGCCATTGCTGCTATTACTATGAGTGGTATTGAGATGTTGAGGTTTGTTCAGCCTTACTTTGGTTCGAATCATTTTCGCCATACGTATGCTCCTGCAATTCGACCCATTCCCAATTACGACAGGCCAGAAGCGTATGAACCTGAAGAGAGAGTCCTACCTGGTATTCCAAGGCCACCTCCAGGAAGACCACCAAAGAAGCGCATCCGTGGTGCTTATGAGAAGGAGAGGAGGCCTATGAAGTGCTCAAATTGTAAGAAGATTGGTAACCACAAAAAATCTACCTGTCCTGTATTAATGATGGAGTAG